A region of the Helicobacter pylori NQ4053 genome:
TCTTTTTAAACCAGGCTAGAGAAAACGCTAACAATCAAATAACCGCTAACCAAACGCAAGCGATAACTAACATTAACGAAGCGAAAGAAAACGCTACAACGCAAATTAACACGAATAAGCAAGAAGTTTTAAGTAACATCACGCAAGAAAAGCAACAAGCCACAAGCGAGATTAACGAAGCGAAAAAAACCGCTTTTAACGAACTTTTAGAAACCTTGAAGCCGAAATTTAGCGGCTTGTTTGTGGGCGCGTATTATATTAGGAATGTGATCTATATCCAAGGCGGATGGGAACAAAAGATCAAGGATTTAAGCGATTACGCGCTAGAGAAAAGCAAGAAAGGAGAGTAAAATTTTAGGTTGGGAGATTGATGAAGATTTATTTTGCACGAAATTTAGGGCAACGCTTCAAAAATGCAAAGAGAATGAGCATGATAAATAAATCACAGGACAAATTAAAACATGGTTTAAAAATCCTTTCAACAAAGAGAGCTTTAAAAGGGTTGTAACATTAACTCTCATTGAGCGTATGGGTTTGAGAAAAATAAGCCTCAAATCCGTTTAAATCTTGGATCAGTTCTCATCAAGCATGGATAATTAAAACCTTTTTGACTAAATTCAAGCCCTTTACTATTGATTGCAAAAAATGTTTTTAGCATTTTTTAGATTTTATTATCCGTATTTGATGAGATCCAAGCCTTTTTTATTTTATAAAAAGGGCTGTGTGAAATTACAATGAAATGTAATCCACTTCTTTTGGTTTTTGGTGGCTAGTAATGAGTTGCTTACAGGTTGCAACGCCTTCTGAAGTGCCAACCATCAATAGCTTGGATTCGCTTGCAATAATCGTTTCTCCGTCAGGCATGGGGATGTATTTGCCATCTTTTTGAGTGATACCAATCACAAACGCTTTAGCGATCTCTCTAAAATGGGCTTCTTTTAATTTCCTTAACACAAGCCAGCTGGTTTTAGGGACAATCACTTCCTCTAAGTCTAAAAGCGTGTCTTTTTTATTGATAAAACGCTCTAAGATATTTTCCATATCCGGACGCACCGCCATCGCGCTCACTCTCTGCGCCATGAGTTTTGTAGGGGAAACCACCATATCAGCCCCTAATTTTTTTAATTTTTCTAAGCCTTCATCGCTATGCGCGCTCGCAATGATGTAGTAAGGTTTGCGCTTTAATTCCTTTTCAAACAAGCGCACGCTCACCATTAACGCCACATTCACCGGTAAAATCTTAGACAAAGCCACAACGCCCCTAGCGCTGCTTAAGTGGGTTTTTAGCATGGCTAAATTGGTGTGCGGATCGCCTATGATATAGTAGGGGTATTTGTGCTTAATGGCTTCTTCTTCAAAATTAGGATCATTATCCACGACCACAAAGGGGATTTGAGCGGAGCGGAATTGCTTGCTCAATTCAATGGTGTATTCGTTGTGGTAACAAATCACATAATGATCCTTAAGGCGCGCGATTTTGTAAATCATACCTTTCTCCTTAATCAATCTGGTAAGCGTGCCTTTATTGACCACGCTAACTAAAATAGCCACGCTAAAGGCAATGATTCCTGCCCCAAAAAACATTAAAATGGAAGTTAAAAAAATACTTATAGGCCCAAACTGGCTTTCATTTAAAGCGCCAAACCCTGTAGCTGTCATGGTGTAAGTCGTTTGGAAGAAAGCTTGCATAAGGCTATAATTTTCTAGGGCGAAGTATCCCAGAGTGCCTAAAAGCACAAGCAATTGGATTAAAATAAGCGGGAGTCTAAAGACCTTAAATTGCTCATAGATTTCAGAATTTAAATTGACTTCTGGCTGAATTTCATCGTCTTTTTTGATTTTAAAAAATTTCAACTTTTCAAACAAAACCAATTCCTAGATCAAAATAAATTCTTTTGAAAGCGTTTACCTCTAAATTTAATCAAAACGATAAACCTAAGCTGTGTTTTAATCTCAAAAAGAAGTTTAGTTTTAAGGGAAGTTTTAAAAAGGTTATCAAAAACACCAAAACCACCCCTACAATCAAAACGGACAGAAATTCTAAAAACTAAGCCCCTTTACGCATGGTTCTTAAAGTGGAAGCAGCCACTTTAATGCGTTTAGTCGTGCCGTCGTCTAATTGGATCTTAACCGATCGCAAGTTAGGGAGTAAGCGGCGCTTGTTTTTGTTGTTCGCATGACTGACATGATTGCCTATCATAGGCCCTTTGAAAGTTAAAGTGCATCTTTTTGCCATTGTGTATCCTTAATTATTGAAATAAACTTTGCATTATACTTAAAATAGCCTTTAAAAAGACTGATTTTAAGGCTAATTTTTAAATGGTTCGTTTAAGAACTACTTTTTTTGAGGCATAGAACTTTTAAAGCCTTTCATTCTATCAATAGCGTCTCGGTATTTGGCAATATTTTCTTCTGTAAGTTCTGTTACAGCTTTTTTCATGACAACCGCATACATTCTGTTTAAGATCTTATGTATCGCGTCTTCTTTATTCTTTTCCAAATCTTCATGGATAATGCTGTTTGAAGAATTAAGCCCTCCAGAATTACTATGTTTGTAAGTATAGGTCATTGCCTGAAAAATTCCTACTTCCACAGCAAAATCATGGACTACACGATTGCTTTCTGGCTCATAAAAATTAAACCATACAGAGCCTGAGCTTTGATCCACTAGCGTGTCTAAATTAGGATTATTGGGATCTTTTAAATTCATTTTCAAATCTTCTAAGATCCCTACCCACCCTTTCAAATCCAAAACGGAAAAAATCTTTCTCTTATCTTGCGCGTTCAAAGCTTTTTCATCTTGAAAACGCAACACTTGATAGCCTCTTTTTTCAAAAATAGTTTGGATTTGATTGACTAAAGCGTCTTGAAACTTATCAATATAGGGTTTTAGATTATCGCTCACTTGAATGCGCGGCGCTAAAATACCTACAATATGGTGGTTTTGTGGGGCTTGAACAATATGCACCGGGTAATTAAAATCTAGCGGCGTAACATGTTCAGAGCTTGTTTGTATTCTTTCATGAGTTTGAGCTTGAGCTTGCTTTTGATTTTTGGCGTCATTTGGTTTTTTTGTTTCAGCGCTTGGATTCATCGCACAACCGATTAACACGCCTGAAAGCCCTAAAGCCACTAACATTTTAGAATAAACTCTAACTTTTTTAAAAATAAGCGAACGCTCCACAAAAGACTCCTAAAAATAAAAATTGAGGCCATAGTTATACTATTTTTAAGTAAATCAATTTGCGCTACAATTTTCTTTTTTTCTAAATTTCAAGCATGCATGGCGATTTTAGGAGATTTTATGCTCTATTCTTTACTATATGGCTATTTTAATATCAATCTTTTCCAGTATTTGACTTTTAGAGCAGGGTTAGGGTTTTTCATAGCCTTTTTTCTCACGCTTTTTTTAATGCCTAAATTCATTCTATGGGCCAAGGCTAAAAAGGCTAACCAGCCCATTTCTAGCTTCGTGCCAAGCCACCAGAATAAAAAGGATACCCCTACGATGGGGGGGATTGTGTTTGTTTTTGCAACCATTGTTGCGAGTGTGTTGTGCGCGTCTTTGGGCAATCTTTATGTGTTGTTAGGGATAATCGTGTTAGTGGGTTTTAGTTTTGTGGGTTTTAGAGACGATTACACTAAAATCAACCAACAAAATAATGCCGGTATGAGCGCGAAAATGAAATTTGGCATGCTTTTTGTCCTTTCGCTTATGGTGTCTGTTTTATTGAGCCTTAAGGGGTTGGACACTTTTTTATACGCGCCTTTTTTGAAAAACCCCTTGTTTGAAATGCCCACGGCTTTAGCGGTTGGTTTTTGGGTGTTGGTTTTTTTATCCACGAGCAATGCGGTGAATTTAACCGACGGGTTAGACGGATTAGCGAGCGTGCCTAGCATTTTCACCCTCTTAAGCCTTTCTATCTTTGTGTATGTGGCAGGGAATGCGGAATTTTCTAAATACTTGCTCTATCCTAAAGTCATAGATGTGGGGGAATTGTTTGTGATTTCGCTAGCGTTAGTGGGATCGCTCTTTGGCTTTTTGTGGTATAACTGCAACCCGGCAAGCGTGTTTATGGGCGATAGCGGGAGTTTGGCAATAGGGGGGTTTATCGCTTATAACGCTATTGTTTCGCATAATGAAATCTTACTCGTTTTAATGGGGTCTATTTTTGTAATAGAAACTTTGTCTGTGATCTTGCAAGTAGGGAGTTATAAAACCCGTAAAAAACGCCTTTTTTTAATGGCACCCATCCATCATCATTTTGAACAAAAGGGTTGGGCAGAAAACAAGGTGATCGTGCGTTTTTGGATCATTTCTATGCTGAGTAATTTAGTCGCTCTTTTAAGCTTGAAGGTGCGTTAAAATGAAAATCTCTTTATTGGGGCATGGCAAAACCACTCTAGCCCTAGGGCGTTTTTTTAAAAAAAACCATAACGAAGTCAAATTTCTTGATGATAAATTCCATTCATTCCATAAAGATAGCGAGGGTTTTCTTTGCTACCCCAGTAAGGATTTTAACCCTAATGATTCCCAACTAGAGATAGTCAGCCCGGGCATTAGTTTTACGCACCCTTTAGTCATAAAAGCCAAGCATTTAGTGAGCGAATACGATTATATTGATAGCTTGTTTGATTTGGTTTTCACGCCTACTATAATCAGTATTAGCGGCACTAACGGGAAAACCACCACGACAGAAATGCTCACCACGCTTTTAGAAGATTTTAAGGCTGTGAGTGGGGGGAATATCGGCACGCCCTTGATTGAATTGTTTGAAAAGCAATCGCCCTTGTGGGTGCTAGAAACAAGCTCTTTTTCTTTGCATTACACGAATAAGGCTTACCCTTTAATCTACTTGCTCATCAATGTGGAAGCTGATCATTTGACTTGGCATTGCAATTTTGAAAATTATTTGAACGCTAAACTCAAGGTTTTAACATTGATGCCTAAAACTTCGCTCGCTATCCTCCCTTTAAAATTCAAAGAACACCCCATTATTCAAAACTCGCAAGCGCAAAAAATCTTTTTTGACACAAGCGAAGAGGTTTTAGAGCGTTTAGAAATCCCCTCTAACGCTCTTTTTTTTAAGGGAGCGTTTTTATTAGACGCTGCCTTAGCCCTTTTAGTTTATGAGCAATTTTTAAAAATGAAGAATTTAAAATGGCAAGACTATAGAGAAAACGCCCTTAAAAGACTGAACGCTTTTAAAATCGGCTCGCATAAAATGGAAGAATTTAGGGATAAACAAGGGCGTTTGTGGGTAGATGACAGCAAAGCCACAAACATTGATGCCACCTTACAAGCCCTAAAAACCTTTAAAAACCAAAAAATCCATTTGATTTTAGGGGGTGATATTAAAGGGGTCAATTTAACCCCCCTTTTTGAAGAATTTAAAAACTATAAAATAAGCCTTTATGCCATAGGATCAAGCGCTTCTATCATCCAAGCCTTAGCGTTAGAATTTAATGTTTCTTGTCAAGTTTGTTTAAAGTTAGAAAAAGCGGTTCAAGAAATTAAAAGCGTTTTATCGCAAAATGAAATCGCTTTGCTTTCGCCTAGTGCGGCCAGTTTGGATCAATTTTCTTCGTATAAAGAAAGGGGTGAAAAATTCAAGGCGTTTGTTTTAAAAGACTAAAGCGCATGCACCACGACTTCTAATTGTGAAATTTTTTGAAAAATCTCGTTCCGTTCTGATTCGTTTGAAACTTCCATAGAAACATTAAAGCTATAAAATTTAGCGTTTTTAGAAGTGTTTTTAAATTCCAATTTAAAGGGGCGTTGGTAGGTTTCTAAAAGTTCTTTTAACATGCTTGTATCGTTAGTGGTCATAATCACTCTATAATCCCAAAGGCAAGGGTAAATAATGGTGGGTTTTTCTAAATCAGACGGCATTAAGAAGCTCCTTAAACAATTTAGGAATGGCAATAGGGCTGTATGTAGAGCGGTTGACAAAGCCAAATTTGATTTCTGAAGCAAAGACTTTAAAGGGCTTCATAGGCTCTAAAGAAGCGTTTTGGATGCAATAAATTTCTTGAAAAAGCACCACAAAAACCTTTCTTAATTCTTTAATTTGCGTTCTTATTTCTAAGACCTGGCCAAGGCTTGCAGGGGTGAAAAAATCCGCTTTGATAGAGCGAATGACAAACACGCCTTCTTCATTTTCTGGCAAGACATTTTTTTTAAAAAAAAACTCGCTCCTAGCCCTTTCGCAATATTTCAAATAATTCGCATGATAGACCACGCCTTCAGAGTCGGTATCTTCGTAATATACCCTACAGCGCATTAATTCCCCTTACTTAAATAATGAAATTTTCTCAAAATTATACAATATGTAACTTAACTATAGTATAATCTGGGGGCGTTGCTTTATATTTTTTAGGTATTTTTGAAGTGGGTTTTTTCTTAAATTTTAGGGTTTTTAAAGATTTTAAAAAAATACAGCAATAGTTGGGCGATTAAGGACATCGCTCTTTAATTTTAATCATTTACAAGGAGTTTGATAGTTAAGAATGGGTAATCATTTTTCTAAATTAGGATTTGTTTTAGCGGCTTTAGGAAGCGCGATAGGTTTAGGGCATATTTGGCGTTTCCCCTATATGACTGGGGTGAGCGGTGGGGGTGCTTTTGTTTTATTATTTTTATTTTTATCCTTAAGCGTTGGTGCGGCGATGTTTATCGCTGAAATGCTATTAGGACAAAGCACTCAAAAAAATGTAATAGAAGCTTTTAAAGAGCTTGACCTTAACCCCAAAAAACGCTGGAAATACGCAGGGCTTTTGCTTATTTCTGGGCCTTTAATACTGACTTTTTATGGCACTATTTTAGGCTGGGTGCTTTATTATTTGGTGAGTGTTAGTTTTAATTTGCCTAACAATATCCAAGAATCTGAACAAATTTTTACTCAAACTTTGCAGTCTATAAGGTTACAATCCATTGGGCTTTTTAGCGTTTTATTTATAACCGGATGGATTGTTTCTAGGGGGATTAAAGAAGGGATTGAAAAACTCAATCTAGTCTTAATGCCCTTACTCTTTGCCACTTTTTTTGGTTTGCTTTTCTATGCGATGAGCATGGATTCTTTTTCTAAAGCTTTCCATTTCATGTTTGATTTCAAGCCAAAAGATTTGACTTCTCAAGTGTTCACTTATTCTTTGGGGCAGGTTTTCTTTTCTTTAAGCATCGGTTTAGGGATCAATATCACTTATGCTGCGGTTACGGATAAAACGCAGAATTTGCTTAAAAGCACGATTTGGGTGGTTTTATCAGGGATTTTAATTTCTCTTGTGGCAGGGCTTATGATTTTCACTTTTGTGTTTGAATACGGGGCGAATGTCTCACAAGGCACAGGGTTAATTTTCACTTCTTTACCGGTGGTTTTTGGCCAAATGGGAGCGATAGGTATTCTTGTTTCAGTTCTTTTTTTGCTCGCGCTCGCTTTTGCTGGAATCACTTCTACGGTGGCTTTATTAGAGCCAAGCGTGATGTATCTTACCGAAAGGTATCAATACTCTCGTTTTAAGGTTACTTGGGGTCTTGTAGCGCTAATTTTTGTGGTAGGCGTGGTGTTGATTTTCTCGCTCCATAAGGATTATAAAGACTATCTCACTTTCTTTGAAAAAAGTCTTTTTGATTGGTTGGATTTTGCCTCAAGCACCATTATCATGCCTTTAGGCGGGATGGCAACCTTTATTTTTATGGGCTGGGTTTTGAAAAAAGAAAAATTGCGTCTTTTAAGCACGCACTTTTTAGGCCCTAAATTGTTTGCAACTTGGTATTTCTTGCTTAAATACATCACCCCTTTAATTGTGTTTTCCATTTGGTTGAGCAAGATTTATTAAAATATTTAACATGGGAAAATTTTCTAAATTAGGCTTTATTTTAGCCACTTTGGGTAGCTCTATCGGTTTAGGGCATATTTGGCGCTTTCCTTATATGGTAGGTCATAATGGGGGAAGTGCGTTTGTGCTTTTATATCTGGTGCTAACCTTGAGTTTAGGCATTGCTATGCTTTTAGTGGAAATGCTGATTGGGAATTTGGGTAAAAAAGATGTTGTTTCTAATTATCAAATCTTAGATCCTAAAAGGAAAAAATATTACCCTTTCACTTCTTTTTTTATTTTAGGCGGTCCTCTCATTTTATCCTTTTATGCGGTGGTGTTAGGCTGGGTGCTTTACTATCTTTTTGTAGTAACTTTTGATTTACCTAAAGATTTAGAGCAAGCCAAAATGCAATTTAGCATGCTCCAAAATGGCAGTTTAATCTGGCCTGTTATTGGCTTTAGCGCATGCTTATTGCCGACAGTATGGTTTGTTTCTAGGGGGATTGAAGAAGGGATTGAAAAATTAAATGTCGTGCTTATGCCGTTATTGTTTGTGATTTTCATAGGGCTTTTAATCTATGCGATGACTTTAGAAAGCATGCCTAAAGCTTTGCGCTTTTTATTTAATTTTGAGATTCAAAAGATTGATTTTAAGGTTGTTATGGACGCTTTAGGGCAGATGTTCTTTTCTTTGAGTTTGGGGGTAGGCACGATCATTACTTATTCAGCTTTCACGCCCAAAAAAGAAAATCTATTCAAAAGCTCTCTGTTTATTGTTTTACCGGGTATTTTAATTTCTCTCATTGCCGGGGTGATGATTTTTACCTTTGTGTTTGAATACCATGCGGATGTGTCTCAAGGGCCAGGGCTTGTTTTTATTTCCTTACCTTTAACTTTCGCTAAAATGGGCATAAGCGGGCAGATCGTTTCGCTCTTTTTCTTTATGGCGCTTGTTTTTGCCGGGATCACTTCCACGGTTTCTTTGATAGAGCCTTTAGCGCTTTATCTTATCAATCGTTTTAATTTCTCGCGCCTTCAAGCGTCGCTATGGATAGGGGTTGTTGTGTATGTTTTAGGCGTTTTAGTCATTCTTTCTATGAATGAACGATACGCTAAGTTTTTAAGCCTCGCTCATAAGAGCGTGTTTGGGTGGCTGGATTTCATCACTTCTTCATTTTTAATGCCTTTGGGAGGCTTGTTTTCAGTCTTATTTGTGGGGTGGGTTTTAAATAAAAAGCGTTCTTTTTTAGCCACGAAGCATTTCTTTAATATAAACGCTTTTAAAGCGTGGCATTTTAGCGTTCGTTTTATCGCGCCTGTAGTGGTTTTAGCGATTTTCATCTTGCAATTTAAGTGAAATAAGGATGCTTGATGAAAAGCATTTTGATCTTTATGATTTTTGTAGTTTGTCAGTTAGAGGGCAAAAAATTTTCACAAGATAATTTTAAGGTGGATTATAACTACTATTTGCGCAAACAGGATTTGCACATCATTAAAACGCAAAACGATTTGTCCAATGCTTGGTATTTCCCTCCACAAAAAGCCCCCAAAGAACATTCTTGGGTGGATTTTGCTAAAAAATATTTAAACATGATGGATTATCTAGGCACTTATTTTTTGCCTTTTTATCATAGTTTCACCCCCATTTTTCAATGGTATCACCCCAATATCAACCCCTATCAACGCAATGAGTTTAAGTTCCAAATCAGTTTTAGAGTGCCTGTATTTAGGCATATTCTTTGGACTAAAGGCACGCTTTATCTGGCTTATACCCAAACTAACTGGTTTCAAATTTATAATGACCCCCAATCCGCCCCCATGCGAATGATCAATTTCATGCCTGAACTCATTTACGTTTATCCTATTAATTTTAAACCTTTTGGGGGTAAAATAGGGAATTTTTCTGAAATTTGGATAGGTTGGCAGCACATTTCTAATGGCGTGGGGGGCGCGCAATGCTATCAGCCTTTTAATAAAGAGGGTAATCCTGAAAACCAATTCCCAGGAGGGCCTGTGATCGTTAAAGATTATAACGGGCAAAAAGACGTGCGTTGGGGGGGGTGTCGCTCGGTGAGCGCGGGGCAACGCCCTGTGTTTCGTTTGGTGTGGGAAAAGGGAGGCCTAAAAATCATGGTCGCTTATTGGCCCTATGTCCCTTATGATCAATCCAACCCTAATTTGATTGATTACATGGGGTATGGTAACGCTAAAATTGATTACAGGAGAGGGCGCCATCATTTTGAATTGCAACTTTATGATATTTTCACGCAATACTGGCGTTATAATCGCTGGCATGGGGCTTTCCGCTTAGGCTATACCTACCGCATTAACCCTTTTGTGGGGATTTATGCGCAGTGGTTTAATGGCTATGGCGATGGCTTGTATGAATACGATGTTTTTTCCAATCGTATAGGGGTAGGAATACGCTTAAACCCTTAAAAAAGCGTTCTTTTATGCTATAATAAGACTAAAAATTCAAGGGGATTATTCAATTATGAAAATCAGTGTTAGTAAAAACGATTTAGAAAACACTTTGCGCTACTTGCAAGCTTTTTTGGATAAAAAGGACGCTTCTTCTATCGCTTCACACATCCATTTAGAAGTCATTAAAGAAAAGCTTTTTTTAAAAGCGAGCGATTCCGATATTGGGTTAAAAAGCTATATTTTTACGCAATCTAGCGATAAAGAGGGCGTTGGCACGATCAACGGGAAGAAGTTTTTAGACATTATTTCATGTTTAAAAGACTCTAATATTGTTTTAGAGACTAAAGATGACAGCTTGGTGATCAAACAAAATAAAAGCTCTTTCAAACTCCCCATGTTTGACGCTGATGAGTTCCCTGAATTCCCTGTTATAGATCCCAAAGTGAGTATAGAAGTCAATACCCCTTTTTTGGTGGATGCGTTTAAAAAAATCGCCCCTGTGATTGAGCAAACCAGCCATAAAAGGGAGTTAGCCGGTGTTTTAATGCAATTTGATCAAAAACACCAAACCCTTTCAGTGGTAGGCACGGATACCAAACGGCTTTCTTACACGCAGTTAGAAAAAATCTCTATCCATTCCATCGAAGAAGACATCTCTTGCATTTTGCCTAAAAGAGCTTTATTAGAAATCCTTAAGCTTTTTTATGAAAATTTCAGTTTTAAAAGCGACGGCATGTTAGCGGTGGTTGAAAACGAAACACACACTTTTTTCACCAAGCTCATTGATGGGAATTACCCTGATTATCAAAAAATCCTCCCTAAAGAATACATTTCTTCTTTCACTTTAGGCAAGGAAGAATTTAAAGAGAGCATTAAATTGTGCAGTTCTTTAAGCTCCACCATTAAACTCACTTTAGAAAAAAACAACGCTTTGTTCGAATCTTTGGATTCTGAGCATAGCGAAACGGCTAAAACCTCTGTTGAGATTGAAAAAGGTTTGGATATTGAAAAAGCCTTTCATTTGGGCGTGAACGCGAAATTTTTCCTTGAAGCCTTAAACGCTTTAGGGACAACGCAATTCGTTTTAAAATGCAATGAGCCTTCTTCGCCTTTTTTGATCCAAGAGTCTCTTGATGAAAAGCAAAGCCACTTGAGCGCTAAAATTTCTACTTTGATGATGCCAATCACATTATAAAGGCTTGATTGAATGCAAAATTACCAGAGCCATAGTATTAAGGTTTTAAAAGGCTTAGAGGGGGTTAGGAAACGCCCTGGAATGTATATTGGCGATACCAATATAGGCGGGTTGCACCACATGGTGTATGAAGTCGTGGATAACGCTGTAGATGAGAGCATGGCGGGTTTTTGCGATACGATCAACATCACTTTGACTGAGGAAGGTTCATGCATTGTAGAAGATAACGGGCGAGGCATTCCTGTAGACATTCACCCTACGGAAAAAATCCCCGCTTGCACCGTGGTTTTAACGATTTTGCATGCGGGGGGCAAATTTGATAATGATACTTATAAAGTTTCAGGCGGTTTGCATGGCGTGGGCGTTTCGGTTGTGAACGCTTTGAGCAAACGCTTGATTATGACCATTAAAAAAGAGGGTCAAATTTATCGCCAAGAGTTTGAAAAGGGTATTCCTACTAGCGAGCTTGAAATCATTGGCAAAACCAAAAGCGCTAAAGAAAGCGGCACGACTATTGAATTTTTCCCTGATGAAAGCGTGATGGAAGTCATTGAATTTCAAGCGGGTATTTTACAAAAACGCTTCAAAGAAATGGCGTATCTTAACGACGGCTTAAAAATTTCTTTCAAAGAAGAAAAAACCCAACTGCAAGAGACTTATTTCTATGAAGACGGCTTGAAACAATTCGTTAAAGACAGCGCTAAAAAAGAATTGCTCACCCCCATTGTTGCGTTTAAAAGCATGGATGAAGAAACGCGCACTTCTATAGAGGTCGCTTTGGCGTATACTGATGATTACAATGAAAACACTTTAAGCTTTGTGAATAACATTAAAACTTCTGAGGGCGGCACGCATGAGGCGGGCTTTAAAATGGGCTTGTCTAAAGCGATTTTACAATACATTGACAATAACATTAAAACCAAAGAATCGCGCCCCATCTCTGAAGACATTAAAGAGGGTTTGATCGCTGTTGTGAGCTTGAAAATGAGTGAGCCTTTGTTTGAAGGGCAGACTAAATCCAAACTCGGCAGCTCGTATGCACGCACGTTGGTTTCAAAATTAGTCTATGACAAAATCCATCAATTTTTAGAGGAAAACCCTAACGAAGCTAAAATCATCGCTAATAAAGCCCTACTAGCTGCAAAAGCCAGAGAAGCCAGCAAGAAAGCCAGAGAGCTTACAAGGAAAAAGGATAATTTGAGTGTTGGCACTTTGCCTGGAAAATTAGCCGATTGCCAGAGCAAAGACCCGCTTGAGAGTGAAATCTTTTTAGTGGAGGGCGATAGCGCGGGC
Encoded here:
- a CDS encoding potassium channel family protein; its protein translation is MFEKLKFFKIKKDDEIQPEVNLNSEIYEQFKVFRLPLILIQLLVLLGTLGYFALENYSLMQAFFQTTYTMTATGFGALNESQFGPISIFLTSILMFFGAGIIAFSVAILVSVVNKGTLTRLIKEKGMIYKIARLKDHYVICYHNEYTIELSKQFRSAQIPFVVVDNDPNFEEEAIKHKYPYYIIGDPHTNLAMLKTHLSSARGVVALSKILPVNVALMVSVRLFEKELKRKPYYIIASAHSDEGLEKLKKLGADMVVSPTKLMAQRVSAMAVRPDMENILERFINKKDTLLDLEEVIVPKTSWLVLRKLKEAHFREIAKAFVIGITQKDGKYIPMPDGETIIASESKLLMVGTSEGVATCKQLITSHQKPKEVDYISL
- the rpmB gene encoding 50S ribosomal protein L28 — encoded protein: MAKRCTLTFKGPMIGNHVSHANNKNKRRLLPNLRSVKIQLDDGTTKRIKVAASTLRTMRKGA
- a CDS encoding HpaA family protein, whose amino-acid sequence is MERSLIFKKVRVYSKMLVALGLSGVLIGCAMNPSAETKKPNDAKNQKQAQAQTHERIQTSSEHVTPLDFNYPVHIVQAPQNHHIVGILAPRIQVSDNLKPYIDKFQDALVNQIQTIFEKRGYQVLRFQDEKALNAQDKRKIFSVLDLKGWVGILEDLKMNLKDPNNPNLDTLVDQSSGSVWFNFYEPESNRVVHDFAVEVGIFQAMTYTYKHSNSGGLNSSNSIIHEDLEKNKEDAIHKILNRMYAVVMKKAVTELTEENIAKYRDAIDRMKGFKSSMPQKK
- the mraY gene encoding phospho-N-acetylmuramoyl-pentapeptide-transferase — its product is MLYSLLYGYFNINLFQYLTFRAGLGFFIAFFLTLFLMPKFILWAKAKKANQPISSFVPSHQNKKDTPTMGGIVFVFATIVASVLCASLGNLYVLLGIIVLVGFSFVGFRDDYTKINQQNNAGMSAKMKFGMLFVLSLMVSVLLSLKGLDTFLYAPFLKNPLFEMPTALAVGFWVLVFLSTSNAVNLTDGLDGLASVPSIFTLLSLSIFVYVAGNAEFSKYLLYPKVIDVGELFVISLALVGSLFGFLWYNCNPASVFMGDSGSLAIGGFIAYNAIVSHNEILLVLMGSIFVIETLSVILQVGSYKTRKKRLFLMAPIHHHFEQKGWAENKVIVRFWIISMLSNLVALLSLKVR
- the murD gene encoding UDP-N-acetylmuramoyl-L-alanine--D-glutamate ligase, with product MKISLLGHGKTTLALGRFFKKNHNEVKFLDDKFHSFHKDSEGFLCYPSKDFNPNDSQLEIVSPGISFTHPLVIKAKHLVSEYDYIDSLFDLVFTPTIISISGTNGKTTTTEMLTTLLEDFKAVSGGNIGTPLIELFEKQSPLWVLETSSFSLHYTNKAYPLIYLLINVEADHLTWHCNFENYLNAKLKVLTLMPKTSLAILPLKFKEHPIIQNSQAQKIFFDTSEEVLERLEIPSNALFFKGAFLLDAALALLVYEQFLKMKNLKWQDYRENALKRLNAFKIGSHKMEEFRDKQGRLWVDDSKATNIDATLQALKTFKNQKIHLILGGDIKGVNLTPLFEEFKNYKISLYAIGSSASIIQALALEFNVSCQVCLKLEKAVQEIKSVLSQNEIALLSPSAASLDQFSSYKERGEKFKAFVLKD
- a CDS encoding HP0495 family protein, translating into MPSDLEKPTIIYPCLWDYRVIMTTNDTSMLKELLETYQRPFKLEFKNTSKNAKFYSFNVSMEVSNESERNEIFQKISQLEVVVHAL
- the ybgC gene encoding acyl-CoA thioesterase YbgC: MRCRVYYEDTDSEGVVYHANYLKYCERARSEFFFKKNVLPENEEGVFVIRSIKADFFTPASLGQVLEIRTQIKELRKVFVVLFQEIYCIQNASLEPMKPFKVFASEIKFGFVNRSTYSPIAIPKLFKELLNAV
- a CDS encoding sodium-dependent transporter yields the protein MGNHFSKLGFVLAALGSAIGLGHIWRFPYMTGVSGGGAFVLLFLFLSLSVGAAMFIAEMLLGQSTQKNVIEAFKELDLNPKKRWKYAGLLLISGPLILTFYGTILGWVLYYLVSVSFNLPNNIQESEQIFTQTLQSIRLQSIGLFSVLFITGWIVSRGIKEGIEKLNLVLMPLLFATFFGLLFYAMSMDSFSKAFHFMFDFKPKDLTSQVFTYSLGQVFFSLSIGLGINITYAAVTDKTQNLLKSTIWVVLSGILISLVAGLMIFTFVFEYGANVSQGTGLIFTSLPVVFGQMGAIGILVSVLFLLALAFAGITSTVALLEPSVMYLTERYQYSRFKVTWGLVALIFVVGVVLIFSLHKDYKDYLTFFEKSLFDWLDFASSTIIMPLGGMATFIFMGWVLKKEKLRLLSTHFLGPKLFATWYFLLKYITPLIVFSIWLSKIY
- a CDS encoding sodium-dependent transporter, producing MGKFSKLGFILATLGSSIGLGHIWRFPYMVGHNGGSAFVLLYLVLTLSLGIAMLLVEMLIGNLGKKDVVSNYQILDPKRKKYYPFTSFFILGGPLILSFYAVVLGWVLYYLFVVTFDLPKDLEQAKMQFSMLQNGSLIWPVIGFSACLLPTVWFVSRGIEEGIEKLNVVLMPLLFVIFIGLLIYAMTLESMPKALRFLFNFEIQKIDFKVVMDALGQMFFSLSLGVGTIITYSAFTPKKENLFKSSLFIVLPGILISLIAGVMIFTFVFEYHADVSQGPGLVFISLPLTFAKMGISGQIVSLFFFMALVFAGITSTVSLIEPLALYLINRFNFSRLQASLWIGVVVYVLGVLVILSMNERYAKFLSLAHKSVFGWLDFITSSFLMPLGGLFSVLFVGWVLNKKRSFLATKHFFNINAFKAWHFSVRFIAPVVVLAIFILQFK